A genomic region of Streptosporangium lutulentum contains the following coding sequences:
- a CDS encoding MarR family winged helix-turn-helix transcriptional regulator translates to MGESGLVTTRGGMPGPAEMMGLTAAQATALREMTGPMTMRDLAERMSCEPSNATFIVDKLEKQGLIERRAHPTDRRAKQLVLTGEGNALRDRLLELLVHDSPLAGLTPQQQRLLHGLLEQAITRP, encoded by the coding sequence ATGGGCGAAAGCGGGCTGGTCACCACCCGGGGCGGGATGCCAGGCCCAGCCGAGATGATGGGCCTCACCGCGGCACAGGCGACCGCGCTACGGGAGATGACCGGGCCGATGACCATGCGCGATCTCGCCGAGCGCATGAGCTGCGAGCCCTCCAACGCCACCTTCATCGTCGACAAGCTCGAGAAACAGGGCCTGATCGAGCGCCGCGCGCACCCCACCGACCGACGTGCCAAGCAACTCGTCCTCACGGGTGAGGGCAACGCCCTCCGCGACCGGCTCCTCGAACTCCTCGTCCACGACTCACCGCTGGCCGGTCTCACCCCCCAGCAGCAGCGCCTCCTTCATGGCCTGCTGGAGCAAGCCATCACCCGTCCATGA